The Deltaproteobacteria bacterium genomic sequence CGTTCTGAAAGCGGCGCATCGCCGCTCGTTGATTGGCCTGGGTTGAGGTGACCAAAACAAAGCCCACTTCGTCTGAGGCCATGAGGCTGCGTACTGAATCGTATCGTTTTTGAAATCCATCATAGAGATCAGAGAATGCCACAAGAAATTGCGAAAGCTCTTTGATAGTTTCACCCCCAGCCATTTTCCCCAGTGTCTTGGAGATGATGGAGGCGCCGACGTCTAATAGCCTGAGGCCCAATTTTCCAGCGATGGCTGATGGCTTGAGAAACCACTGGTTTGAGCTTTGTTCGATGAAGTTTATCATCTTGCTCGGCGCTTCCAGGAAATCAATGGCGTTTTGAGAGGGTGGGGTGTCTAGAACAATGAGGTCGTAGCGGCCTGACGCATAAACATCGTAGAGCATTTCCACCGCGGCGTACTCAAGAGCGCCGGCAAGCACGGTTGAGAACTGTTGGTAAATCTTGTTGCGCAGAATAAGGTCGCGCGCTTCAGGGCTTGAGGCCATGTTGTGAATCATGTTGTCGAATGTTTGTTTTACATCGAGCATCATCACGTGCAGTGGCGCTTTGAGTTTAACCCCATAAGGTTCGAGCATTTCGGGGCCGATTTCGCGTTCAACATTTCCAAAGTCGTCGAGCCCGAGAGCGTTGGCGAGGCGCCTTGCGGGATCGATGGTCATAACGATGGTGTTAAGCCCGCTGGCGGCAGCGGCTACGGCGATAGAAGCTGAAACAGTTGTTTTCCCAACGCCTCCAGTGCCGGCGCACACAATAATCTTTCGGCCTTCCCATAGAGCTGTCATGACGAGGCTCCTTGGTTGCGGGCTTTAAGCATTTTCTCTGCGATCTCGCTGACCTGTTGGCGGCTTAGGCCCGGCCCTACAATACGATTGATGGTGAAGAGGTCGCTTAAGAGGCGGCCAGGCAATCTCTCTAGGTGCTCGATGCCGGCTCGGCGTTTGGCTTCGCGGATATTTAAGGTCTCTGTCGCGGCTTTAAGCGCGGTCTGATTTTTGGCGCTGGCTAGTTTTTTAAGCGCTTCTGCCGGTAATTCAGGAACGTGCTGATTGATGAAGGTTGTTCCGATGGCCATGTTTAAAACATTTTTGGCCGCAGCTTCGAGTTCCCGTGCCTCGTTGACGGGCATCTCTTCGGGAAGCGTGACGATATGGAGCCGCGTCTTTTTCGGATCTGTGAGCATCTCACGCATGGAACGGGCGTGGTCTCGCATAATGCCGGCAGGAACAATTTTTTCGATAGAGCTTGGCGTACGAAGCATACTGATACCGTGGCCGGTGGCCGGCGCGTCAATGATGATTGCATCGTACTTCGGTTTTCCGTTTTCTTGCTCTTGTTCGTGGAACCAGAGCTTTCCAAGCATCACCATTTCGCCCAGTGATGGGATAAAACGAATAAAGTGTCTGATCATTTTGTTTTCAAAGACGGCTTTGTAGATAGCTTCGAAGCGAATGGTCATCAGTGCATATTCATGGATGGAGTCTGTGGGGTTCATGTCGACGACCCAGAGATTCTCGAGAACTTCTCGCATATTAGCGCCAACGGGGCGTGCGCCCAAGAGTGCGGCAACCCTGTCGTGGGCGTTAACTTCGGCCAGCAAAACTTTTTGGCCTTCAGCTGCAAGTGCCATTGCCATGGCAGTTGAGACAACTGTTTTTCCTACTCCGCCCTTGCCGATGACGACATGAACACGGGCTTTATGATGCAGCATCAATTCTCTCCAAACCGAAAGCATCCGCGCACAAATCTCTCTATGCACAATGCCAGCGAGACTGTCGAGTGTTTGATCGATTGACCAATCACCACAAAGCTGACTATGGCTCTGAATGTGATGGGACAAGAAAAATGGATGGAATCGATGCGGGAGCTTTTATCGGGCTCTCACCCTGGGGTTGTAACCAAAGAGGACCTGGCTCACGTTGAGTCGCGCCTCGATGATTTGCTCTCCATGATGGATCTTATTGAGGAAAAACTTGGCCTCGGTCCTCTAAGCGCTGAGGCAACGGGTACCGCAGAGGGCGATACTTAGGGCCTTTTAGCCATTCATGTTGCGGTATACGCCAACCACAAGTCCCATAATCTGAACTTCTCGAAAATCAGCTTTGTTGATGTAAATAGGCTCCATAGCAGCGTTTGCTGGCTGTAGCCGAATTCGGTCACCTTCCGGATAGTAGCGTTTGACCGTGGCTTCGTTCTCGATGACAACCACCACAATTTCTCCGGGCTGCGCGTGACTTCTTTTCTGAACAAAAATGTAATCGCCGTCGAAAATTCCATCTTCGATCATCGATTGGCCCACAACTTTGAGCGCAAACACCTTTTTATTGCCCCCAACAAGCAGCGAATCGACTACTACCGAGCCTTCTGCATGCTCCTCGGCGAGGATGGGTTCCCCAGCGGCGACTCGGCCGAGCAGGGGAATTGAAACCGTGGATCCACTGTTGGGCGGTATCATCGGGACAACATTGTTTGCCTGGCTTTGACTCATAGCTGGCTCCGTGGGGCTAAGCGTTCGGCTTTTGTGGCCCCGTTGCTGGAGATATCCTTTTCTTTTCAATGCTTTAAGGTGATCGGCGACGCCGTTGGTGGACTTGATACCGAGATGTTCCCCAATTTCACGAATGGTCGGGGGATAACCCCACTCCTGAATTTTACTTTCAATAAATTCAAAAACTTGCCTTTGTCTGGCTGTGAGCTCGGGTAAACTATCCATGAAACCTCCATGCTGTACACTTGTACCGCCTGAATATATGTATACCTGAACGTTGGATCAGTTGTCAATTTATATGGAATATCTCTTCTTCTCTTCGCGATGAGGCTGCGGCGGGTATACAACATGGGTAGGGTGAGGAGTTGAAAGGAGCCAGCCAATGAAAGAGCTCGAAGACAAACTGCGCGAAATCATCGGTACATTGGCCGATTCGCCTGAGCCTGTGGACCTTAAGCTTGGAACAGATCTCTTTGATGAGCTGGGTTTAGATTCCATGCACGCACTCGAGATTATCCTTGAGGTTGAAGAAATTTTTAACATCTCAGTTAAAGACAGTGCTTTGGAGAAGATCCGTACTTTGGAAGATATTTTAAAGGCAGCTTCCGAGGCGATGCTCGAAGATTGAGCACCTTTACTCGATTCTTAAATCCCAAAACTTTTGATTGCGAATGGTCTGGACCACGGTGCCGGAGTGTTTAAATGTAGCGATCAAAAAATAACGTGCAGCATCCAATAAATCGACGTCTACCGGGTGGGCACTAAAGAGAATCTGGTTTCTGATTCGGTCTACGTGAAGCGTGAGGTGACCTTTGTTGGTGTGTGAAACCAAAAGGCTCCAATCGTTTTGCGCTTCAATGGTACGGTGAATTTCCACAACATTTGCCTCATTAACGATGCCATCGAGAACCATGTCCAAAAACATAGGTTTCGCAAATTGAGTCGAGTCCATCTGATCGAGCATGATCAAGGCAATCGTTGAGCGTTGGTAATAAGCCTCTTGATAGAGATTCGTGGGGCTGGCGTATGCATCGGCTGCAAGTGTTGGTTCGGTGTGCGCTGTTTTTCGAAGTTCTACCCAATCGCTCTCGTATTGATGGAGTCTAAAATAATGAGAGTAGTAGCGGTTGTGTCTGCGATGCCACGCTTGAATGGGCAGCTTCATGGCACCCATCATTTTTCGAAAGGTATTTTCGGTTGGCGCGTGAACGGCTGAGAACCCTCGGCCATTGGGACGCAGTAAGGGAATCGCTCTTGAGATAAAGAGTTCAAAGCATTCCGCGTTGCTCATAGGGTCGGTTAAAAAAACATCAAACCGCTCTTTGGCATTTTCCGCGATGGGATCTCGCAAGTCGTGTTCGAAAGCTTCAATGGTCAGGTCGTAAGTTTGGGCAGCTTGTTTCACCAGCCCAAGCACATATTCGTCAATGTCGTAAACCGTCACACGGTGACCGAGCGCTGCCAAAGGCACACTTAAAAGGTCATCGTCGCCAATCAGCAGAACATCTAAGACACCCACATCATCCGCATCTCCGACCAAAAGTGCTCGCCTTAAGCTGGTTTCGGGAAGTGTCGGGCATTGCCCAAGACCGGTATGAAAACGTTTTCGCCCAGCATGCACTTCGAGGGTGAGTTCGTAGGCTTTTAAGGCGCGTTTACTTAAGTGTGGGCGGTACTCGCAAAGCAGTAGATTGTCGAGCTGCTCAAGTTTGGTGCGAACTTTTGAGTCGGGCGCGGGTATGCCTGGTTCGATGACCTGCGCTTCTAAGAGTGTATCGATACGCTCCTGGGGCAAACCAGATTCCAGGCCAAGCGAGAGTCTTTCCAGTGCAGGAAGTTCTCGCATGGGGATGTCGACATAGTCTTTATCACCAAGATCGATGAGCTGCGCATCATCAAGCCCGATACTTAAAATGATTCCGTCTGAGAATTTTAAAGAGTTCGTCATGATATTGCCTTAGGTAAAAACGCCGTCGGCTCCAGACCACCAAGTGCGCTCAGCTGCAAGGCGTGTCCAAGGGCCGGCCAATGCGAGAAAGGCGGCATGGAGCGCGGCACGTTCGAGCATAGGGTGGTAAGGCATAAAAGTTATCGAGGCATGCGCCGGTTCGGGTCTCAAATCGAGAACAAAGCCAAACCCTTCAGAGTCATAGTAGCTTAAGCTTAGGCAATCATCCGTAGACTGAATATGTCGATGGCACGGTTCATGTGGGCCCATGCCGTCGAGCAGTTCAGCAAGCTCTTCCAAGCAGTCAGTTGTTAGACGGTCGTGGCCCAGTTGATTCAGATCCAATGTGGTGTGGGGTTGCTGCTTTAAGTTGTAAGTGAGCGCACCTTCGTCTCCTAGAGGTTCGACTTTTTCGGGGCGCTCTAAAATCAAGAGGTCAGCGGTGTGGTCGGTGCTGAAGCCTTCGGGAATGAGCCAAGTGTCTAGGTCGCGATAAGCCTGCAAGACTTTGATGTCTTGGGCTTTGAGGTAGCCGTGAAGCCAGTGGTCATGGGGTCGCCGCGAGATAAGGCCTAAAGTGGCGCCGGGCTTTGTTTGGCTGATTAGACGTTCGAGAGTATCGATGGTCATCTTTGCGGTAGAAGCATACCCTAATCCAAAATCATGGTCGCCGGTGGTGCTCGTGTCATCGAGGAGTGTGACCCGCTGCCCGTTTTCTTCAATTTCACTGATGGCCTCAAGGCGTTTGCGTTGAACCGAATTCTCTATTCGCAGTGAAGAATGTGCGCTGTGGGTGAGCAGATAAGCAAGGCCATTTGGGTCGGCATCAAAATAAACCTTTTTTCCGCAATGTCTCAAAATAAGATGAGCCAATCGCCCCGCTGAGCCAGGAAGGCTCATGGGAGCACTTGATAGTTGAGGGGTGACCCGCAGCTGCTGATTCCATAAAGCCACTGCCCCAGCATACTGCTCAATGTCCATGGGGAGCTGAGGAAGCCAGCCATTGTAACGGGTGTCGAGCGTGCGAACAGCGACTGCCGGTGTTGGCTCTTCGCCGGGTATTGGGGTGTCGGCAAGAAAGTCTTCGAGAGTTTGTGCGAGTTCATCTTCCTTGTTCAAGCTCATGGTCTGAACAAAATCTTGCCAGACCTCATCGTCTGGCGGAGTAAAGAGTTGCCAACCTCGGCTTGCATCAAAGATCAGTGCTTGTCTTGGCCACACACTGATGGTGGCGGTGGGGCAGAGGTATTTCATGATCCTTCCACATCGCCTTCATCGTTGAAGTACGCGTTGTAGGTGCTGCGAGCTAAGAGGTAACCCATCTCTTTTTCGTTGTTGATGCCAGGAAGATGCTCCATGGGATCAAAGCCGCTTTCTACGAGCATCAAATGCAGATCATCATCGACAGGTCTGGGGACGTAAACGAAAAGTTCATCACCCGGTGTAAACTCAAAGAAGACATGCACCACAGGTTCGAGGAGTTCTTGAAGGACTTCCGCTCCGATTTCGGTTGGAGTCATGGGTTCGAAAAGAATGTAAGGCATGCCGGAGCAGCCAACCCATGCACAGATTCCAACGGGTTCATCCATGTCGTGACCGCTGGCGGTCCAGGCTACAAATTCGACCTCGTCAAAAAGCGCTTCTTTGAGCCTTTTGGCGCTCGGGGGTTTTTTAAACCCGGCGCAAAGGTGAAAACGCGGCTCTTGGAGTAAGTCGGTAAACCACTCAAGCTCGTCCGGGCCCACGCGGTTGAGGACAAATGTTTCAGTGGTGAGGCACTCAATGCTGTCGTTGAGCTTCTCAATGTCGATGCTGGCTGGATTGAATCTCATAGTCTCACTTTCTAACATCGAATTCTCTTTGGCTGCAAAAGAGCACACATTCGTTATAAGATTGACTGATGGAGAGTATTTTCGGACCCAAGCTCGAACTGGGCCAGCCCACTGAGGATGAGCGCGAGTGGATCTTTGAGGCGATGCAAAAGCCTGAGATCTATGTGCCGCTGAGCTGCCCTCGGCCGCCTACTCGAGAGCTTTTTGAAGCGAACCGGCTCTTTACCCGCGAAAAAGAAGGCGATTACGAGCTTGATGTGCGCTGGTTGATTGCCCGTAACCGCTTGGATGGCTTGCCTCGAGCATTTTTTATCGATTTTGGTTGGAGCGGAGCGCTTGATGTCGTTCGAGATGTTGATCTCGCGATTCCGGGGGACTCGGCAGGCATTCGTCTCTACATTGAGGCCAATCTTCTGGTCGTCATCTATCTT encodes the following:
- a CDS encoding ArsA family ATPase, coding for MTALWEGRKIIVCAGTGGVGKTTVSASIAVAAAASGLNTIVMTIDPARRLANALGLDDFGNVEREIGPEMLEPYGVKLKAPLHVMMLDVKQTFDNMIHNMASSPEARDLILRNKIYQQFSTVLAGALEYAAVEMLYDVYASGRYDLIVLDTPPSQNAIDFLEAPSKMINFIEQSSNQWFLKPSAIAGKLGLRLLDVGASIISKTLGKMAGGETIKELSQFLVAFSDLYDGFQKRYDSVRSLMASDEVGFVLVTSTQANQRAAMRRFQNDLAAGGFKTRAVVVNRIRQVHYETSAVQSAIKDIEDPLTAEEEAEISQALEQEAYLAGQDQRGLQDLEGELTNIPVVRLPELRLDAHDLESLSMLHQSFLNTEEPSS
- a CDS encoding ArsA family ATPase; the protein is MLHHKARVHVVIGKGGVGKTVVSTAMAMALAAEGQKVLLAEVNAHDRVAALLGARPVGANMREVLENLWVVDMNPTDSIHEYALMTIRFEAIYKAVFENKMIRHFIRFIPSLGEMVMLGKLWFHEQEQENGKPKYDAIIIDAPATGHGISMLRTPSSIEKIVPAGIMRDHARSMREMLTDPKKTRLHIVTLPEEMPVNEARELEAAAKNVLNMAIGTTFINQHVPELPAEALKKLASAKNQTALKAATETLNIREAKRRAGIEHLERLPGRLLSDLFTINRIVGPGLSRQQVSEIAEKMLKARNQGASS
- the lexA gene encoding transcriptional repressor LexA is translated as MDSLPELTARQRQVFEFIESKIQEWGYPPTIREIGEHLGIKSTNGVADHLKALKRKGYLQQRGHKSRTLSPTEPAMSQSQANNVVPMIPPNSGSTVSIPLLGRVAAGEPILAEEHAEGSVVVDSLLVGGNKKVFALKVVGQSMIEDGIFDGDYIFVQKRSHAQPGEIVVVVIENEATVKRYYPEGDRIRLQPANAAMEPIYINKADFREVQIMGLVVGVYRNMNG
- a CDS encoding bis-aminopropyl spermidine synthase family protein; translation: MTNSLKFSDGIILSIGLDDAQLIDLGDKDYVDIPMRELPALERLSLGLESGLPQERIDTLLEAQVIEPGIPAPDSKVRTKLEQLDNLLLCEYRPHLSKRALKAYELTLEVHAGRKRFHTGLGQCPTLPETSLRRALLVGDADDVGVLDVLLIGDDDLLSVPLAALGHRVTVYDIDEYVLGLVKQAAQTYDLTIEAFEHDLRDPIAENAKERFDVFLTDPMSNAECFELFISRAIPLLRPNGRGFSAVHAPTENTFRKMMGAMKLPIQAWHRRHNRYYSHYFRLHQYESDWVELRKTAHTEPTLAADAYASPTNLYQEAYYQRSTIALIMLDQMDSTQFAKPMFLDMVLDGIVNEANVVEIHRTIEAQNDWSLLVSHTNKGHLTLHVDRIRNQILFSAHPVDVDLLDAARYFLIATFKHSGTVVQTIRNQKFWDLRIE